The genomic region TATTAGATTCTGTGATGCATTTAATATTCCTATTATTACCTTTGTTGATACGCCAGGATTTCTACCAGGTGTAAATCAAGAACATGGTGGAATAATAAGGCATGGAGCCAAATTATTATATGCATATAGTGAAGCTACTGTTCCAAAACTAACTGTTATTTTAAGAAAGGCTTATGGTGGAGCTTATATTGCCATGGCTTCGCAGCACATTGGGGCTGATTTTGTATTCGCTTGGCCTACAGCTGAAATAGCCGTTATGGGTTCCGAAGGTGCTGCAAATATAATTTTTAGAAAAGATATAAAAAATTCTGAAAATCCAGAAAAAACAAGAATGGAAAAAATCGAAGAATATAAGAAAGAATTTGCTAATCCTTATGTTGCTGCTGGAAGAGGATATATTGAAGATGTTATCGATCCTAGAGAAACCAGAAAAGTTTTAATCCAAACATTATTTATGTCTGAATCGAAAGCGGAAGCAAGACCAAATAAAAAACATGGAAACATTCCATTATAATTGGTGGTGTAATTATGGGTAATGTATTATCTATTACATTCGTAGGAATTGTAATTGTATTTTTGGTTTTATTTATTTTAAGTATGTTTTTTGTTTTTTTTAGATTCCTTTCTCCAACAAATGAAAAAAAAGTAAAAAAAGAGATAAATATACCTCATCAAAATCCAAAACCTGTAAATAATATAGAATTATCAAAAGAAATTGAAGATGATAGCGAATTAGTTGCTGCTATTATGGGAGCAATTACTATGGCTATGGGAAATAAATCATATAAGATAAAGAGTATAAAACCTGCTACTATAATGAAAAATAAAAAATATAGTATGTGGGGAATGTTACCACCTGTTGTTACCTGGAGAGCTAAAAGATTAGGAGGGAGAAAATGATCAGAAAATTCAATGTAAAGGTAAACGGAAAAACTTATGAAGTTGAAGTTGAAGAATTAGGTGTAGAAACAGTATCACAACCAACTCAAGTTCAGAAACCAGAACCTGTTCACGCATCTGTACCAACCGCGCCAAGGGCCGAAACTCCAAAAACAGCAGCTGCGCCTAAACCAACACCAGCTGCAACAGCTTCAGTATCTTCTGGAAAAAATGTTGTAAAAGCACCATTACCTGGAGTAGTAGTTGATATTAATGTCGCAGAGGGTAATAGAGTTTCTAAAGGTCAAAAATTATTGGTTATAGAGGCTATGAAAATGGAAAATGAAATATTAAGTGACTATGATGGGGTAGTTGAAAAAATTCTTGTAAAAAAAGGAGATAACATAGACGGTGATCAAGAATTAATAATAATATCTTAAAAGAGAGGCTCTTTAGCCTCTCTTTTAATTAATTAATAAAAATAATAATGACACATTTCAATAAACTTCTCAATTTATTCCTTTTATCATTTTCATCCAATTATTAAATAATTGTTCTGATGTGATTTGGTCATTTAAATAATCAACAAAATCATTACTAAAAAATTTATAAAGAATATAATCAATTTTATTATCAATAGGAATAGCCATTTTTAATTGTGATGCAACAATATCCCCTTTTTTCTCTAATTCTTCTAAAAGCTTCCTATTTGGCATAATTGTATTATTATATTTATAAAATTGCTCTGCTACTTTATCGCTTGAAAGATACTTAAAAACCTTATTTACAATTTTTTTATTATTTAATATTACCCATTGTTGTCCTCCCATAGGAGAAAATCTTGTATCTTCACCTTTAGGGATTAAAGAAATTCCAAAATCTATTTTCTTATCTTTTAAAGTCGAAAAACTCCATGGACCATTATATATAATCTTTACTTCATTTTGAGAAAACATTTTTATCATATCGTCATAAAAATCTTCCGATGATTTAGGAATTAGCTGGTTTTTATATAAATATTTAATCTTTTCTGCTATTTTTATAAATTTTTCTTTATTTACTTTTTTGGTTAGAAAATTCTTATCTTCGCTTCCAAAAATTGTACTCATCCACCACCCAGAATTATACGGTAAATAAATTGCATACTTATCTATTTTACTTTTATTAAAATCAGATGATTTAAAAGTATGCCCATTTATATCTACTGTATTTTCTTCAATAAAATTCCATAATTCATCTAATGTATTTGGAGGTGCATCCACATATTTTTTATTATACAACATTACAAGGCAATCTACAGCTTGTAATGTTGGTTCTCCATATGTATATTTTTTAAACCATTCAGGCATTTTTATATCAACTCTTGCTATATCTACTTCCTGATTAGAATCTATAATTTCCTTAATTCTTGAAAAGTGGCCTGAAAATGGAATTCTTCTTATGTCAAATTTAACAAAATGGGTTAAACTATAAGATTTCAAAATCTTTTCCAACCCTTTAGTCTCATTTTCTGACATCTGTGTAACTACTGTAATATTTTCTCTTGGAATTAAAAAATATGTAATTATCAAAATAAGTATCACAATAGTTACTTTTTGCACCTTCATATTTACATCTCCTTATAGTAACTTTTTATTTCTTCAATATTTTCAAGAAATATTTGTACTATTTCCGGATCAAAGTGTTTCCCACTTTCTTCTTTAATAATTTTTATTGCTTCACTTATTGAAAATCCTTTTTTATATGGTCTTTCTGAAATTAATGCATCAAAAACATCACAAACAGCAACGATTCTTCCTTCTATTGGTATTTCTTTACCTTCAAGCCCATAAGGATATCCTGTTCCATTGAACTTTTCATGATGATATAACGCTATTCTTGCTGCTAAATCAAAAAATTCATCATCTATTTTTTTCAAAATTTTATATCCTATTTTTGTATGCTCCTTCATTTGTTCATATTCTTCTTCAGTTAATTTTCCAGGTTTTAGTAATATTCTATCTGGTATTCCTATTTTTCCTATATCATGCATCTGAGCAGCATAATAATACTCTTTTATTATTTTTTCATCTTTAAAAATCTTAGAAGCTATTATTTTAGCTACTTTCCCAACTCTAACTATATGATTACCAGTTATTTCATCTCTAA from Marinitoga aeolica harbors:
- a CDS encoding OadG family protein, yielding MGNVLSITFVGIVIVFLVLFILSMFFVFFRFLSPTNEKKVKKEINIPHQNPKPVNNIELSKEIEDDSELVAAIMGAITMAMGNKSYKIKSIKPATIMKNKKYSMWGMLPPVVTWRAKRLGGRK
- a CDS encoding biotin/lipoyl-containing protein encodes the protein MIRKFNVKVNGKTYEVEVEELGVETVSQPTQVQKPEPVHASVPTAPRAETPKTAAAPKPTPAATASVSSGKNVVKAPLPGVVVDINVAEGNRVSKGQKLLVIEAMKMENEILSDYDGVVEKILVKKGDNIDGDQELIIIS
- a CDS encoding sugar ABC transporter substrate-binding protein translates to MKVQKVTIVILILIITYFLIPRENITVVTQMSENETKGLEKILKSYSLTHFVKFDIRRIPFSGHFSRIKEIIDSNQEVDIARVDIKMPEWFKKYTYGEPTLQAVDCLVMLYNKKYVDAPPNTLDELWNFIEENTVDINGHTFKSSDFNKSKIDKYAIYLPYNSGWWMSTIFGSEDKNFLTKKVNKEKFIKIAEKIKYLYKNQLIPKSSEDFYDDMIKMFSQNEVKIIYNGPWSFSTLKDKKIDFGISLIPKGEDTRFSPMGGQQWVILNNKKIVNKVFKYLSSDKVAEQFYKYNNTIMPNRKLLEELEKKGDIVASQLKMAIPIDNKIDYILYKFFSNDFVDYLNDQITSEQLFNNWMKMIKGIN